Sequence from the Enhydrobacter sp. genome:
AGATTGGCGTCGAAGAAGCCGTATTCGAGCTCCATGGCACGCCGATAGTTGACGCGGACCGCCTCGCTGTCGCGGGCGTGGCGATCGAGCAGCGCTTCGAGTCGGGTCGCCAGAGCCTCGAACCCCGGATCGGCGTAGGTCTGGACCCACTCGGCGAAGAGCGGCGCCACGGGCCGCGTCGCGAGCGACTGGCCGAGGAAGGCATAGAGGCGCATGCAGGGCGTCATGGCGGCGATCGTGTCGCCGAGATTGCCGCGCCGCGCGTTGGTGAGCAGGAAGCCGACATAGGCCTGCGTCGCCGCCAGCGGCGTCACGCCGATGAGCCCGACCTGCCAGCGTTCGGCATAGGCCTTGTGCAACTTCAGCTCCTCGACCACCCCGGCGATGAGTTCGGCGAACTCGTGCAAATCCTCGTGCGACGTACCGTTGGCGAGGCAGAAGGCGTACGCGCGCGCGAAGGCTTCGAGGAAATAGGCATCCTGCGCGACGTAGGACTTGAATGCGGGCAACGGCAGTGAGCCGTCGCCGAGACCCTGCACGAAGCGATGCGCCAGGATGCGCTCCGCCCAGTCGCGGTTGGCCGACCAGAGGTCGCGGGCGAGCGCCACCGCAGTCAGCCCCCGAGCGCCTGGGCGAGATCGGCGACGACGTCCTCGACGTCCTCGAGTCCGACCGAGATGCGCACCGTGCCGTCGCCGATGCCGAGCTTGGCACGCTCTTCCGCCCCGATGCGCATGTGCGTGGTCGTCGCCGGGTGGGTGACCAGACTCTTGGCGTCGCCGAGATTGTTGGAGATGTCGACGAGCTGCAGGCGATTCAACATTTCGAAGGCCGCCCACTTGCCACCCTTGAGGTCGAACGTGACGACGCCGCCGAAATCCGACATCTGCCGCGCCGCCAGCGCGTGCTGCGGATGGTCCTTGCGGCCGGGATAGAGCACGCGACCGATCGCCGGATGGGCGGCGAGCGCGGCGGCCACCTTCGCGGCATTGGCGCAGTGACGATCGATGCGCAATCCGAGCGTCTCCATGCCCTTGACCAGCACCCAGGCGTTGAACGGGCTGAGCGAGGGGCCGGTGTTGCGGATGATCGGCTGCAGCTTGTCGACGATGAACTCGCGGCTGCCGAGGATGGCGCCGCCCAGGGTGCGCCCCTGGCCGTCGATGTATTTGGTCGCCGAGTGGACGACGATATCGGCGCCGAACTCCAGCGGCCGCTGCAGGATCGGCGTGGCGAAGGCGTTGTCGAGGACAACCTTGGCGCCCGCCTTGTGGGCGAGATCGCACACCGCCTTCACGTCGACGATGTCGAGCATGGGATTGCTGGGCGATTCGAACAGCACGGCCTGGGTCGGCTTGGACAGCGCCTTCTCCCACTGGGCGAGGTCGCCGCCGTCGACGAACTCGCCGCTGACGCCGTACTTCGGCAGCAGTTCGTTGACGATGTAGTGGCACGAACCGAAGAGTTGGCGTGCGGCGAC
This genomic interval carries:
- a CDS encoding TenA family protein, which gives rise to MALARDLWSANRDWAERILAHRFVQGLGDGSLPLPAFKSYVAQDAYFLEAFARAYAFCLANGTSHEDLHEFAELIAGVVEELKLHKAYAERWQVGLIGVTPLAATQAYVGFLLTNARRGNLGDTIAAMTPCMRLYAFLGQSLATRPVAPLFAEWVQTYADPGFEALATRLEALLDRHARDSEAVRVNYRRAMELEYGFFDANL
- a CDS encoding O-succinylhomoserine sulfhydrylase, producing the protein MDGTIASKKKPAADASKWRPQTRAVRGGQVRSNFDETSEALFLTSGYAYNSAEEAEATFKGESTHYQYSRFGNPTVGMFENRLAALEGAEACRATSTGMSAVFFALLALLKAGDRVVAARQLFGSCHYIVNELLPKYGVSGEFVDGGDLAQWEKALSKPTQAVLFESPSNPMLDIVDVKAVCDLAHKAGAKVVLDNAFATPILQRPLEFGADIVVHSATKYIDGQGRTLGGAILGSREFIVDKLQPIIRNTGPSLSPFNAWVLVKGMETLGLRIDRHCANAAKVAAALAAHPAIGRVLYPGRKDHPQHALAARQMSDFGGVVTFDLKGGKWAAFEMLNRLQLVDISNNLGDAKSLVTHPATTTHMRIGAEERAKLGIGDGTVRISVGLEDVEDVVADLAQALGG